A single Micromonospora luteifusca DNA region contains:
- a CDS encoding TIGR04282 family arsenosugar biosynthesis glycosyltransferase, protein MTVLLVVAKAPVPGAVKTRLCPPATPAQAARIAAAALRDTLDAVRATPGVTPVLACAGQLTEAEDVTELTAALVGWPLFEQRGVGLGDRLANAYAEVAAAYPGRPVLQIGMDTPQVTPTGLAAAARRLRTADAVLGRAHDGGWWALGLRDARHASVLRAVRMSTHDTGRDTWEALTGRGLHAAPLPVLRDVDEWPDALAVAAEVPDSRFARQVAAVHRTLVPRGRW, encoded by the coding sequence GTGACCGTCCTGCTGGTCGTCGCCAAAGCGCCGGTACCCGGAGCGGTGAAGACCCGCCTCTGTCCGCCGGCCACCCCTGCGCAGGCGGCCCGGATCGCCGCCGCGGCGCTACGCGACACCCTCGACGCGGTCCGTGCGACCCCCGGGGTGACCCCCGTGCTGGCCTGCGCGGGCCAGTTGACCGAGGCCGAGGACGTCACCGAGTTGACCGCCGCGCTGGTCGGTTGGCCGCTGTTCGAGCAGCGGGGCGTGGGCCTCGGCGACCGGCTCGCCAACGCGTACGCCGAGGTGGCAGCCGCGTACCCGGGCCGCCCGGTGCTGCAGATCGGGATGGACACCCCGCAGGTGACCCCGACCGGGCTGGCCGCCGCGGCCCGCCGGCTGCGCACCGCCGACGCGGTCCTCGGCCGGGCGCACGACGGAGGCTGGTGGGCGCTGGGCCTGCGCGACGCCCGGCACGCGAGTGTGCTGCGTGCGGTGCGGATGTCGACGCACGACACCGGCCGGGACACCTGGGAGGCGTTGACCGGGCGAGGGCTGCACGCCGCGCCGCTGCCGGTGCTGCGCGACGTCGACGAGTGGCCCGACGCGCTCGCGGTGGCGGCCGAGGTGCCCGACAGCCGGTTCGCCCGGCAGGTCGCGGCGGTCCACCGCACCCTGGTGCCGCGGGGCCGCTGGTGA
- a CDS encoding response regulator transcription factor, producing the protein MAQRVLVVDDDRTVSDVVCRYLEHAGYDVSHVGDGLAALDAVRDRAPHLVVLDLMLPGLDGLQVCRRLREGPDGVPIIMLTARGDEADRVLGLQLGADDYLGKPFSPRELVLRVGSVLRRVGEPAEPAAELLVDVGLEVATGPRIARLHGTELALTLREFDLLAHLMRHPRRAFRRSELLERVWGWNFGDQSTVTVHVRRLREKIEDDPAEPRRIVTVWGVGYRYEPTDA; encoded by the coding sequence GTGGCGCAGCGGGTGCTCGTGGTCGACGACGACCGGACCGTCAGCGATGTGGTCTGCCGGTACCTGGAACACGCCGGCTACGACGTGAGCCACGTCGGGGACGGTCTGGCCGCGCTGGACGCCGTGCGGGATCGGGCACCGCACCTGGTGGTGCTGGATCTGATGCTGCCCGGGCTGGACGGGTTGCAGGTGTGCCGACGGCTGCGGGAAGGGCCGGACGGCGTACCCATCATCATGTTGACCGCGCGTGGTGACGAGGCGGATCGGGTGCTCGGCCTGCAGTTGGGCGCCGATGACTACCTGGGTAAGCCGTTCTCCCCGCGTGAGCTGGTGTTGCGGGTCGGTTCGGTGTTGCGCCGGGTCGGGGAGCCAGCGGAGCCGGCGGCCGAGTTGCTGGTCGACGTGGGGCTGGAGGTGGCCACGGGGCCGCGGATCGCCCGGCTGCACGGCACTGAGCTGGCCCTGACGCTGCGTGAGTTCGACCTGTTGGCGCACCTGATGCGGCACCCGAGGCGGGCATTTCGCCGCTCCGAGCTGCTGGAGCGGGTGTGGGGTTGGAACTTCGGCGACCAGTCCACCGTGACGGTCCACGTGCGGCGGTTGCGGGAGAAGATCGAGGACGACCCGGCCGAGCCGCGTCGGATCGTCACGGTCTGGGGCGTCGGCTACCGGTACGAGCCGACCGATGCGTGA
- a CDS encoding class I SAM-dependent methyltransferase: MNPVDTPLRVAVPDGPSENGGADGFAAALAQRTVGGRWLMYGDGVRSPLPVDRWHGRAEPAVAGLIDRCGGPTLDLGCGPGRFTVALAQAGLTAVGVDVSAVAVRLTRARGAVALHRDLFAALPGEGRWAHAVLIDGNIGIGGEPVALLRRCRELLVPDGTVLVELEPPGAGLWQGQARVASAHHAGRLLLGPAFRWARLDVRAVHPVAEAAGLSVREVFRRDRRWFGELGPGR, translated from the coding sequence GTGAATCCGGTCGACACGCCGCTGCGGGTCGCCGTCCCCGACGGGCCGTCCGAGAACGGCGGGGCGGACGGGTTCGCTGCCGCACTCGCGCAGCGCACAGTCGGCGGGCGCTGGCTGATGTACGGCGACGGCGTCCGCAGCCCGCTGCCGGTGGACCGCTGGCACGGCCGTGCCGAGCCGGCGGTCGCAGGGCTGATCGACCGCTGTGGCGGGCCGACGCTCGACCTCGGCTGCGGGCCGGGCCGATTCACCGTCGCGCTGGCGCAGGCCGGGTTGACGGCGGTCGGTGTGGACGTCTCGGCGGTGGCGGTGCGGCTGACGCGCGCCCGGGGTGCGGTGGCGCTGCACCGGGACCTGTTCGCCGCGCTGCCCGGCGAGGGGCGGTGGGCGCACGCCGTGCTGATCGACGGCAACATCGGCATCGGCGGTGAGCCGGTCGCGCTGCTGCGCCGGTGCCGGGAGCTGCTCGTACCCGACGGCACGGTGCTGGTGGAGCTGGAGCCGCCCGGCGCCGGGCTCTGGCAGGGCCAGGCGCGGGTAGCGTCCGCGCACCACGCCGGCAGGTTGCTGCTGGGGCCGGCGTTCCGCTGGGCGCGGCTCGACGTACGCGCCGTCCACCCGGTCGCCGAGGCCGCGGGCCTGTCCGTGCGGGAGGTGTTCCGCCGTGACCGGCGCTGGTTCGGTGAGCTGGGGCCGGGTCGGTGA
- a CDS encoding sensor histidine kinase, with amino-acid sequence MRDLALIFGLALAAALGVGLLGALALRLLRARSITVHVCVLLTVTVTAVVAGVVVVAQAMFLSPHDLQVVLLTVAAAATVSLGVGWYFGRRLATAAVWADQARERERRVEKGRRDLVAWVSHDLRTPLAGLRAMAEALEDRVVDDPATVAEYHRRIRGQTDRMTRLVDDLFELSRINAGALRLTLSAVPLGEVVSDALAGTAPLAEARRVRLVAAESGWPTVLASEPELARVVGNLLLNAVHYTPSDGTVRVEAGREHDAAWLAVADTCGGIPEGDLPRLFDVAFRGEPARTPRSGGEGSGGLGLAIVRGLVEAHGGRVDVQNVVGGCRFVVQLPAA; translated from the coding sequence ATGCGTGACCTTGCGCTGATCTTCGGGTTGGCGCTGGCGGCGGCGCTCGGCGTGGGCCTGCTCGGGGCGTTGGCGCTGCGGCTGCTGCGCGCCCGATCGATCACCGTGCACGTGTGCGTCCTGCTCACGGTCACCGTGACCGCCGTGGTGGCTGGTGTGGTGGTGGTCGCGCAAGCGATGTTCCTCTCCCCACACGATCTCCAGGTCGTGCTGCTCACGGTGGCCGCGGCGGCGACGGTGAGCCTCGGCGTGGGCTGGTATTTCGGGCGCCGGTTGGCGACGGCCGCGGTCTGGGCGGACCAGGCCCGGGAGCGGGAACGGCGGGTCGAGAAGGGTCGCCGCGACCTGGTCGCCTGGGTGTCGCACGACCTGCGAACGCCGCTGGCCGGCCTGCGGGCGATGGCCGAGGCGCTGGAGGACCGGGTGGTCGACGATCCGGCGACGGTCGCCGAGTACCACCGGCGGATCCGCGGGCAGACCGACCGGATGACCCGGCTCGTCGACGACCTGTTCGAGCTGTCCCGGATCAACGCCGGGGCACTGCGGCTGACACTGTCGGCGGTGCCGCTCGGCGAGGTGGTCTCCGACGCCCTGGCCGGCACCGCACCGCTGGCCGAAGCCCGACGTGTCCGGCTGGTCGCCGCCGAGTCGGGCTGGCCGACCGTGCTGGCCAGCGAGCCCGAGCTGGCCCGGGTGGTGGGCAACCTGCTGCTCAACGCCGTGCACTACACCCCGAGCGACGGCACCGTCCGGGTCGAGGCCGGGCGTGAGCACGACGCCGCGTGGCTGGCGGTCGCCGACACCTGTGGCGGCATCCCGGAGGGCGACCTGCCCCGCCTGTTCGACGTGGCGTTCCGAGGGGAACCGGCTCGCACACCCCGCTCGGGCGGCGAGGGCTCCGGCGGGTTGGGCCTGGCGATCGTGCGGGGCCTCGTCGAGGCGCACGGTGGCCGGGTGGACGTGCAGAACGTCGTCGGCGGCTGCCGCTTCGTGGTGCAACTCCCGGCGGCCTGA
- a CDS encoding efflux RND transporter periplasmic adaptor subunit, with product MGIGLKRRWRTRQARWWAAGAVGVLLLGVAGVRVWAADAEDAPARPVTVAVDRGPVAVEVATSGTVRPATTRSLGFSVAGTVQTVGVRPGSVVKVGQRLAAIADADAAGAADAVQDAEDNLAEARAALTMARDSVDDDPVVSCPAGAGSGMRPVVWRSAQATTTPSTATPTASDSPTPRPTASSATPTSMPGRPAPSVTGVPSAPRTPTAPGQSGPRCGADRGGTTGGTDQILAAQRRVNQAEATLSEARQTVAGATITAPMAGTVLSIAGPVGSQVTRGATFITLADTYSMQVSAKFPEADAGALAVGQSATLSLADRPGQTFPATVVQVDPVGAVDGTMVRYGVVLSFAVAPENLLVGQSAAVTVRTGAVSDVLRVLSTAVHDGPDHTGTVLPAGGGPARTVTLGLRGNQYAEITSGLAPGELVLRSW from the coding sequence ATGGGGATCGGCCTGAAGCGACGCTGGCGTACCCGGCAGGCCCGTTGGTGGGCGGCCGGTGCCGTCGGCGTGCTGCTGCTCGGCGTGGCTGGGGTGCGCGTCTGGGCCGCAGACGCCGAGGACGCGCCGGCCCGGCCGGTGACCGTGGCCGTCGACCGGGGGCCGGTCGCGGTTGAGGTGGCCACCTCGGGCACCGTCCGGCCGGCCACCACCCGCAGCCTCGGCTTCAGCGTCGCGGGCACCGTGCAAACGGTCGGCGTCCGGCCGGGCAGCGTGGTCAAGGTGGGCCAGCGGCTTGCTGCGATCGCCGACGCGGACGCCGCCGGGGCGGCGGATGCCGTCCAGGACGCCGAGGACAACCTGGCCGAGGCCCGAGCCGCCCTGACCATGGCCCGGGACTCCGTCGACGACGACCCGGTGGTGAGCTGCCCGGCCGGCGCCGGCTCCGGGATGCGGCCGGTGGTGTGGCGCTCTGCGCAGGCCACGACGACGCCGTCGACTGCCACACCCACCGCCAGTGACAGCCCGACGCCCCGACCCACGGCAAGCTCCGCCACGCCGACCAGCATGCCTGGCCGGCCCGCGCCGAGTGTCACCGGCGTACCCAGCGCTCCCCGGACGCCGACCGCCCCTGGGCAGAGCGGCCCGCGCTGCGGCGCGGACCGCGGAGGCACCACCGGGGGTACGGATCAGATTCTGGCCGCCCAACGCCGGGTCAACCAGGCCGAGGCCACCCTCAGCGAGGCGCGGCAAACAGTCGCTGGCGCCACCATCACCGCGCCGATGGCAGGCACCGTGCTCTCCATCGCCGGACCGGTGGGCAGCCAGGTCACCCGCGGAGCCACCTTCATCACCCTGGCCGACACGTACTCCATGCAGGTGTCGGCGAAGTTCCCGGAGGCCGACGCCGGGGCGCTCGCGGTGGGGCAGAGCGCGACGCTGTCCCTGGCTGACCGGCCGGGGCAGACGTTCCCGGCGACCGTGGTGCAGGTCGACCCGGTCGGCGCGGTCGACGGCACGATGGTCCGCTACGGCGTGGTGCTGTCCTTCGCTGTCGCCCCGGAGAACCTGCTGGTCGGGCAGAGCGCCGCGGTGACGGTGCGGACCGGTGCCGTGTCAGACGTGCTGCGCGTGCTGTCGACCGCCGTGCACGACGGCCCCGACCACACCGGCACCGTACTGCCGGCCGGCGGCGGGCCGGCCCGCACCGTCACCCTGGGACTGCGCGGCAACCAGTACGCCGAGATAACCTCCGGGCTCGCCCCCGGTGAGCTGGTGCTGCGCTCCTGGTGA
- a CDS encoding glycosyltransferase family 2 protein, with protein sequence MPTQIDVVLPCLDEAAALPGVLTALPPGYRAIVVDNGSRDGSPEVAARHGARVVHEPRRGYGAAVHAGLEAADGELVCVLDADGSFDPAELPALVAPVLDGAADLSVGRRRPVGAGVWPWHARAGTALVAALLRRRGVPLWDLSPIRVARRDALLDLGVADRAFGYPLELLIRAAAAGWRIHELDVTYAPRAAGTRSKVSGSVRGTLRATRDFAGVLRTVDGPR encoded by the coding sequence ATGCCGACTCAGATCGACGTGGTGCTGCCCTGCCTGGACGAGGCGGCCGCCCTGCCCGGCGTACTCACCGCCCTGCCACCCGGCTACCGCGCCATCGTGGTGGACAACGGGTCCCGGGACGGCTCGCCCGAGGTGGCGGCCCGGCACGGTGCCCGGGTGGTCCACGAGCCCCGCCGTGGTTACGGCGCGGCGGTGCACGCTGGGCTGGAGGCCGCTGACGGTGAGCTGGTCTGCGTCCTCGACGCCGACGGCTCGTTCGACCCCGCCGAACTGCCGGCCCTGGTAGCCCCGGTACTGGATGGCGCGGCGGATCTCAGCGTGGGCCGGCGACGGCCGGTCGGGGCGGGAGTGTGGCCATGGCATGCCCGCGCCGGCACGGCGCTGGTGGCGGCGTTGCTGCGCCGTCGGGGCGTACCCCTGTGGGACCTCAGCCCGATCCGGGTGGCCCGCCGTGACGCGCTGCTGGACCTCGGCGTTGCCGACCGGGCCTTCGGCTACCCGCTCGAACTGCTGATCCGCGCCGCCGCCGCCGGTTGGCGGATCCACGAACTGGACGTCACCTACGCGCCCCGGGCCGCCGGCACCCGCTCCAAGGTGTCCGGCTCGGTGCGGGGCACCCTGCGCGCCACCCGCGACTTCGCCGGCGTGCTGCGCACCGTGGACGGCCCCCGGTGA
- a CDS encoding Rieske (2Fe-2S) protein: MYDGQEFLRDNRWCVSRRGLLTGVGALGAAGLLSACGAGESSTASQAAAPPGTVLARTGDVPVGGGTVTAGVLVVQPEAGTFRAYDASCPHQGVRVGAPRDGVVTCPAHNSTFSPSDGARLGGPAPKGLTEIPIKVEGENITHA; encoded by the coding sequence ATGTACGACGGGCAGGAGTTCCTCCGCGACAACCGCTGGTGCGTGAGCCGGCGCGGGTTGCTGACCGGGGTGGGTGCCCTCGGCGCCGCCGGGCTGCTCAGCGCCTGCGGTGCCGGCGAGAGCTCGACCGCCAGTCAGGCGGCTGCCCCGCCCGGCACCGTACTGGCCCGCACCGGAGACGTCCCGGTCGGCGGCGGCACCGTCACCGCCGGTGTGCTGGTCGTCCAGCCGGAGGCGGGCACCTTCAGGGCGTACGACGCGAGCTGCCCACATCAGGGCGTCCGGGTCGGCGCACCCCGTGACGGGGTCGTCACCTGCCCCGCGCACAACTCCACCTTCTCGCCCAGCGACGGCGCTCGCCTGGGTGGCCCCGCCCCGAAAGGCCTCACGGAAATCCCCATCAAGGTCGAAGGCGAAAACATCACCCACGCCTGA
- a CDS encoding Hsp70 family protein, which produces MAGQHEGFALGVDLGTSNTVAVLRWPDGRTRPLLMDGQPVSPSAVYADPDGTLHTGWDARRLAQADPARFEANPKRRVDEPTVLLGDRSYPPSDLLAAVLAAVARAAVGTVGFLPPAVLTCPAAWDATRRQVLADALLQAGWPQAAEHTLAGPTPPGTRLLREPVAAARYYAQVLHRPVPVGDAIAVFDFGGGTLDVAVLRNEGADPWGDSGFTVVADGGLPDLGGLDLDAALVRRVGELIGDRHAAQWARLTRPADPAQRRDQVRLWDEVRGAKETLSRSTTAPVAVPGVAEAVRLTRADVERVATPLLRRAVDRAREVIAAAGLTPDQLAGLFLVGGSSRIPLVARMLHTELGIAPTVLDQPELPVAEGALTDLPLRRPQPAPAYAGPHIAAPAPPAPTPVSPPAPPGSAAPSAPTVPNGAAPAAPAGAAPTVPAGAGPTVPSQPWPGAIPPTVPSQPWPGATPPAGPGGPGWVGSTPPSAAGAGRWRRARWVVLGAVVALVGVATAATLYLTRDRYPDLEFRSLGELSRPGAGPERPTDMWTAMLGDRAYLGYPLPDDRLEVVAVDASTGDELWRKATDVRADDWERIIAVPGAVAVLADAPGDSTLRPLAVLDGRSGTQRWQRAVRGDDDVYFADDTAVLVDRGEARLVGLRLTDGSTKWTEPNPRDQYDGSRTVVRPVGTDAAAGGPAFLDGTPRNPWTTKGRRLVQVGADRSVRLLDMATGTVLRTWGSVADLDDLVVAHEDRLYVAANEGGYQLLAYDLGSDAEPVVLHRSGNDSYRPTELVACGERRACLLQVPNNDVQRAEVVAAREGERAITWPAPGVTDLVPLGEQVLAQRESSEPKATLFDVAGEPVLRDRDGVAVRLDEGNLLFFAKAPSIAVDNRVLAGVWAESGEVDDLGELKDVRSESCSWNTHVIACGAEKDFVLYRFAND; this is translated from the coding sequence ATGGCAGGCCAGCACGAGGGTTTCGCCCTCGGCGTCGACCTCGGTACGTCCAACACCGTCGCCGTGTTGCGCTGGCCGGACGGGCGGACCCGTCCGTTGCTGATGGACGGTCAGCCGGTCAGCCCGTCGGCCGTGTACGCCGACCCGGACGGCACTCTGCACACCGGCTGGGACGCCCGACGGTTGGCGCAGGCGGACCCGGCGCGGTTCGAGGCGAACCCGAAGCGTCGGGTGGATGAGCCGACCGTGCTGCTCGGCGACCGTTCGTACCCACCGTCGGACCTGCTCGCCGCAGTGCTGGCGGCGGTCGCGCGGGCCGCGGTGGGCACCGTGGGCTTCCTGCCCCCGGCTGTGCTGACCTGCCCGGCCGCCTGGGACGCCACGCGGCGGCAGGTCCTCGCCGACGCGCTGCTGCAGGCGGGCTGGCCGCAGGCGGCCGAGCACACCCTTGCCGGGCCGACGCCGCCGGGCACCCGTCTGCTGCGGGAGCCGGTGGCCGCCGCCCGCTACTACGCGCAGGTGCTGCACCGCCCGGTGCCGGTCGGCGACGCGATCGCGGTCTTCGACTTCGGTGGCGGAACGCTCGACGTCGCGGTGCTGCGCAACGAGGGCGCGGACCCCTGGGGTGACTCCGGCTTCACCGTGGTCGCCGACGGTGGTTTGCCCGACCTGGGCGGCCTTGATCTCGACGCCGCACTGGTGCGGCGGGTTGGCGAGCTGATCGGTGACCGGCACGCCGCGCAGTGGGCCCGGCTGACCCGACCGGCGGACCCGGCGCAGCGCCGCGACCAGGTGCGGCTCTGGGACGAGGTACGAGGTGCAAAGGAAACCCTGTCCCGGTCCACGACGGCACCGGTCGCGGTGCCGGGGGTGGCCGAAGCTGTCCGACTGACCCGGGCCGACGTCGAGCGGGTGGCCACACCGCTGCTACGCCGCGCGGTGGACCGGGCCCGGGAGGTGATCGCGGCCGCCGGGCTCACCCCCGACCAACTCGCCGGGCTGTTCCTCGTCGGCGGCTCGTCGCGGATTCCGCTGGTGGCCCGGATGCTGCACACCGAACTGGGAATCGCGCCGACCGTGCTGGACCAGCCGGAGCTGCCGGTGGCCGAGGGCGCGCTGACCGACCTGCCGCTGCGCCGACCGCAGCCCGCTCCGGCCTACGCCGGGCCGCACATCGCCGCACCCGCTCCACCCGCGCCCACCCCCGTGAGTCCGCCGGCACCGCCCGGGTCGGCCGCACCATCCGCGCCGACGGTGCCGAATGGGGCTGCGCCGGCCGCGCCGGCTGGGGCTGCGCCGACGGTGCCGGCTGGGGCCGGGCCGACCGTGCCGTCGCAGCCCTGGCCGGGGGCGATACCGCCGACCGTACCGTCGCAGCCCTGGCCGGGGGCGACTCCGCCGGCAGGCCCGGGCGGGCCGGGCTGGGTCGGCTCGACCCCGCCGTCGGCGGCGGGTGCGGGTCGCTGGCGGCGGGCGCGCTGGGTGGTGCTCGGTGCGGTGGTGGCCCTGGTCGGGGTGGCTACCGCGGCGACGCTCTACCTCACCCGTGACCGCTACCCGGATCTGGAGTTCCGGTCGCTGGGTGAGCTGTCCCGGCCAGGGGCCGGCCCGGAGCGCCCGACCGACATGTGGACGGCGATGCTCGGCGACCGGGCCTACCTCGGGTACCCCCTACCCGACGACCGTCTGGAGGTGGTGGCGGTCGACGCCAGCACCGGCGACGAGCTGTGGCGCAAGGCGACCGACGTGCGGGCCGACGACTGGGAGCGGATCATCGCTGTCCCGGGGGCGGTTGCGGTCCTCGCCGACGCGCCGGGCGACAGCACGCTCCGCCCGCTGGCCGTCCTCGACGGTCGTTCGGGCACCCAACGCTGGCAACGCGCGGTCCGTGGTGACGACGACGTCTACTTCGCCGATGACACGGCGGTGCTGGTGGACCGGGGCGAGGCCCGGCTGGTCGGCCTGCGCCTGACCGATGGCTCGACGAAGTGGACCGAGCCGAACCCCCGCGACCAGTACGACGGCAGCCGTACCGTGGTCCGGCCGGTGGGCACCGATGCGGCGGCGGGTGGACCGGCCTTCCTCGACGGCACGCCCCGCAACCCGTGGACCACCAAGGGGCGGCGACTCGTCCAGGTGGGTGCGGACCGGTCGGTGCGGCTGCTCGACATGGCAACCGGCACTGTGCTGCGCACGTGGGGCAGCGTCGCCGACCTCGACGACCTGGTGGTCGCACACGAGGACCGCCTGTACGTGGCGGCCAACGAGGGCGGCTACCAGTTGCTGGCGTACGACCTGGGGTCCGACGCGGAACCGGTGGTGCTGCACCGCTCCGGAAACGACTCGTACCGCCCGACGGAACTGGTGGCCTGCGGGGAACGGCGGGCCTGCCTGTTGCAGGTGCCGAACAACGACGTCCAGCGCGCCGAGGTGGTGGCGGCCAGGGAGGGAGAACGCGCGATCACCTGGCCGGCGCCGGGCGTGACCGACCTGGTCCCGTTGGGTGAGCAGGTGCTCGCCCAGCGGGAGTCCTCGGAGCCGAAGGCGACCCTCTTCGACGTCGCCGGCGAACCGGTGCTGCGCGACCGTGACGGCGTGGCGGTCCGACTGGACGAGGGCAACCTGCTGTTCTTCGCCAAGGCGCCCAGCATTGCCGTGGACAATCGCGTGCTGGCTGGTGTGTGGGCGGAGTCCGGTGAGGTCGACGACCTGGGCGAGCTGAAGGACGTCCGCAGTGAGTCCTGTTCGTGGAACACCCACGTGATCGCCTGCGGCGCAGAGAAGGACTTCGTCCTGTACCGCTTCGCCAACGACTAA
- a CDS encoding GNAT family N-acetyltransferase yields MPRLVKITPDNVEAACRVNVRPDQEKFSSPVAWSLAEAYAQPEVAWPRLIVEDDEIVGFLMGFFDIVWHPDRPDDLRSGLWRLNIAAEHQGRGYGRFAVQAVRDEARRRGHERVYTTWKPGADGPEQFYLKLGFRPTGETSGGEVVGARSAD; encoded by the coding sequence ATGCCACGCCTGGTGAAGATCACCCCGGACAACGTCGAGGCCGCGTGCCGGGTGAATGTGCGGCCGGACCAGGAGAAGTTCTCCTCTCCGGTCGCCTGGTCCCTCGCTGAGGCGTACGCGCAGCCCGAGGTCGCGTGGCCACGGCTGATCGTCGAGGACGACGAGATCGTCGGCTTCCTGATGGGCTTCTTCGACATCGTGTGGCACCCGGACCGACCCGACGACCTCCGCTCGGGCCTGTGGCGGCTGAACATCGCCGCCGAGCATCAGGGCCGGGGGTACGGCCGCTTCGCGGTGCAGGCCGTCCGGGACGAGGCGCGCCGACGTGGGCACGAGCGCGTCTACACGACGTGGAAACCGGGGGCGGACGGCCCGGAGCAGTTCTACCTGAAGCTCGGGTTCCGACCGACCGGGGAAACCAGTGGAGGTGAGGTCGTCGGCGCCCGCTCCGCCGACTGA